The Pseudomonas sp. IAC-BECa141 genome contains the following window.
TTGCTGGAGGTCTTGTCACCTTCCCAGTAGGTGTAGGCGCCACTCCAGTAACCGGTCAGACGACCGACGTCGCTTTGCAGCCAGCTTTTGTCCCAATCGAAATTCATACCCAGGCGATAAGTCATCGTCGAATCGCTGGTACCACCCACTGCAAACTCGACGCCAGCAGCTTGTGCGGTAAAACTTTGCCCCATCAGTGCAGCCGCAATCGCGGCCAAGCAGAATAGTCGCTTCACGTTGAAACTTCCTTTTCGGAACGATCGTTTGGTTTTCTAGGTCACTCTGCGCTATAGAAATCTGCGCTTGGTCAGAAGTTCAGCTGACTTTTTAGATATTTCACATTTTTTTACAAGGTGAATTTTTCGACTTCGCCGGCGACCTGCCCCAACAGCACCAGCGTGCTGCGCAAAGACGCGGGGTCGGCGCTGGTCCAAAATCTGACCGGCCGGTTCGGCCCTTCGGCGAGCAGGTCACGCTCGGCCAGCAACCGTTGCAATTGCCGCGCTACCGCCGCGCCCGTATCGATCAGGCTGATGCTCTCGGGGATCATCGACTTGAGCATCGGTTTGAGAAACGGATAGTGGGTGCAGCCCAGGATGATCGTGTCGCATCCGTTGGCGAGAAGTGGATCGACGTAGTGCTTGAGCAAGGCTCGTAACTGGGGACTGTGCAGATCGCCGCTTTCAATCAGCTCCACCAGTCCGGGGCACGGTTGAGTGATGACCCGCACATCCGTGGCGAAGCGGTCGAGCAGCGCCGCAAATTTCGCACTCTGCAAGGTGCCCGTGGTGGCGAGTACCCCCACCACCCCGCTGCGAGTGGCAGCAGCGGCCGGTTTGACCGCCGGCTCCATGCCGACAATCGGCCACTCGGGGAAATCCCGGCGCAGATCGGCGACGCCGGCCACGGTCGCAGTGTTGCAGGCGATCACCAGCGCCTTGGCGCCCTGCTCCCGGAAAAAACCGGCCATCACGCTGCAACGCTGGCGGATGAATTCAGGGGTTTTCTCGCCATAAGGAATATGGCCGCAGTCGCCGAGGTACAGCAGCGACTCATTCGGCAGCAGGTGCTGGATTTCCGCCAGCACCGATACACCACCGACGCCGGAATCGAATACGGCGATCGGCGCTTCACGCATGCTGCGAACCACAGACGCTGCAACCGGGATCGCGCTTGACCCGCAGTTCACGGAAACGCGAGCCCAATGCATCGATCAACAGCAGACGGCCCACCAGCGGCTCACCGAACCCCGCCAGCAACTTCAAGGCTTCCAGCGCTTGCAGGCTGCCGACCAGACCCACCAGCGGCCCGACCACTCCGGCTTCGCTGCAAGTCAGTTCGGCTTCGCTGCCGTGACCGTACAGGCAGTGGTAGCACGGGCTATCGGCGCGACGTGGATCGAACACCGAAAGCTGTCCTTCGAGGCGAATCGCCGCGCCGCTGACCAAAGGCCTGCGCGCGGCCACGCAGGCGGCATTGACCGCTTCGCGGGTGGAGAAGTTGTCCGAGCAGTCGAGCACCAAGTCCACCGCCGCCACGGCTGCGGCGAGGCAATCCTCGTCCAGCGCCTGGCGATGGGGCACCAGTTTGATTTCGGGATTGATCGCGCTCAGGCGCTTGAGCGCCGAGTCGACCTTGGTCATACCGACGCTGTCGGTGTCGTGGATGATCTGGCGTTGCAGATTGGTCAGATCGACCGTGTCGAAATCCGCCAGGTGCAACTCACCGACACCCGCCGCCGCCAGATACAAGGCAACCGGCGCACCGAGACCACCGAGGCCGACAATCAACACCCGACTGTCCTTGAGCTTCAACTGACCATCGATGTCGATGTGTTGCAGCAGGATCTGCCGACTGTAGCGCAACAATTCCTGATCATTCAGCACGGCAGACGCCCCAGGCTGATCCGTTGATGGCCGCCCAGATCGGTGCGGCTGTGGACTTCTTCGAAACCTTGGGTCAGCAGCAGATCGCGCACGGCTTCGGCTTGATCATAGCCGTGTTCGAGCATCAGCCAGCCACCGGCCTCCAGATGGGCTGGCGCCTGGGCGATGATCAGACGCAGATCGTCGAGCCCGTCGACGCCGGCCACCAAGGCGCTTTCCGGTTCGAAACGCACGTCGCCTTCCACCAGATGCGGATCGGCGGCGCGGATGTACGGCGGATTGCTGATGATCAACTCGAAACGCTTGCCTTCGAGGGCACTGAACCAGTGACTGCTCAGTACCGTCGCGTTGTTCAGGTGCAGGCGCTGGCGATTGCGCTCGGCGAGGGCCACGGCTTCCAGCACCCGATCCACGGCGGCGACCTGCCACGCCGGGCGCTCGCTGGCCAAGGCCAGGGCAATCGCCCCGCTGCCGGTGCCCAGATCGAGCACTTTGGCCGGGGTTGCCGGCAGCAGTTCCAGCGCGGCTTCCACCAGCAGTTCGGTGTCCGGGCGCGGGATCAGCGTGTGCGGGGCGACTTCCAGATCGAGCTTCCAGAAACCCTGCTGGCCCAGAATATAAGCCACCGGCTCACCACTGCGACGACGTTGCAGGTACTCGGCGAAGACCAGTGCGGCTTCGCTGGGCACGATGCGCTCGGGCCAGGTGTGAAGAAAACTGCGCGACTTGCCCAGCGCGGCGGCCAGAAGCAGTTCGGCGTCCAGACGCGCGGTGGGCGAATCCGGCAGTTCGGCGGCGCGCAACAGGCTGGCGATGATGGTCATTTACTCACCTATCGCTGCGAGCTGGTCGGCCTGGTATTCGGCCAGCAACGGCTCAATCACTGCTTCGACGCCACCGGCGAGGATTTCGTCGAGGGAATACAGGGTCAGGTTGACGCGATGGTCGGTCACCCGGCCCTGGGCAAAGTTGTAGGTGCGGATACGCTCGGAGCGGTCACCGGAACCCACCAGCAATTTACGTTCGCTGGCGATGGCGTTGGCCGCCGCAGCGGTCTGCTGGTCGTTGAGCTTGGCCGACAGCCAGGCCATCGCCCGAGCACGGTTCTTGTGCTGGGAACGTTCTTCCTGGCACTCGACCACAATGCCGGTCGGCAAGTGAGTGATGCGGATCGCCGAGTCGGTCTTGTTGACGTGCTGACCACCGGCCCCGGAGGAACGGTAAGTGTCGACGCGCAAGTCCGCCGGGTTGATCTCGATCGCTTCCTGCTCGTCCGGCTCAGGCAGCACCGCCACGGTGCAGGCCGAGGTGTGGATCCGGCCCTGGGATTCGGTGGCCGGCACGCGCTGTACGCGGTGAGCGCCGGACTCGAACTTCAGCTTGCCGTAGACGTTGTCGCCCTCGACCCGGGCAATGACTTCTTTATAGCCGCCATGTTCGCCTTCGTTTTCCGAGAGAATTTCCACGCGCCAGCCACGTCGTTCGGCGTAACGCGAGTACATGCGGAACAGGTCGCCGGAGAAGATCGCCGCCTCGTCGCCACCGGTGCCGGCGCGGATTTCGAGGAACACGTTGCGCCCGTCGTTGGGATCCTTGGGCAGCAGCATGCGTTGCAGGTCGGATTCCAGCGTAATCAACAGTTCCTTGGCTTCGCGGACTTCTTCCACGGCCATTTCACGCATGTCCGGGTCGCTGTCCTTGAGCAGCGCCTGCGCGCCTTCAAGATCGCTTTGTACGCTGAGCAGCTTTTTATAGGCTTCGACCACCGGCTCGACTTCGGCGTATTCCTTGGAATAGGCGCGGAATTTGGCCTGGTCGGAAATGACTTCGGCGTCGCCGAGCAGCGCGGTCAGTTCCTCGAAACGGTCCTGGAGGATGTCCAGCTTATTGAGCAGTGACGCTTTCATTGCGGTTTTTTATCCGAAAAGCTATCCGGTGAGCCCTCGAGGGCAAAGAGTTCCTGAGCCATGGCCAGCGCATCGAGGCGGCCTTCGGCAGAAAGCTTTTTCAACTGTACGCTCGGGGCGTGCAGGAGTTTGTTGGTCAGGCCACGGGCCAATTGCCCGAGCACGTCTTCAGCGTTGCCGCCGTTGGCCAGCAGGCGCAGGGCCTTTTGCAGCTCCTCGTCGCGCAGGCGTTCGCTCTGTTGACGATAGGCCTTGAGCACATCGACCGCTGCCAGCTCGCGCAGACGCACCATGAAGTCGTCGGCACCGACCGAGACCATCTCCTCGGCGGCCTGGGCTGCACCCTGACGGCTCTTGAGGTTTTCGGCGACCACTTCGTGCAGATCGTCGACGCTATAGAGGTAAACGTCGTCGAGCTCGCCGACTTCTGGCTCGATGTCACGGGGAACGGCGATGTCGACCATGAAGATCGGCTTGTGCTTGCGCAGCTTCAGCGCGCTTTCCACAGCGCCTTTACCGAGGATCGGCAACTGACTGGCGGTAGAACTGATCACGATGTCGCTGCGCACCAGTTCGGCCGGGATGTCCGAGAGCAACACCGCGTGGGCACCGAACTGCTCGGCCAGCAGGCTGGCGCGTTCCAGCGTCCGGTTGGCGACCACGATGCGCTTGACCCCGAGGTCATGCAGATGGCGGGCGACCAGGGTGATGGTCTCGCCGGCGCCGATCAGCAGGGCCTGGCTGCGCTGCAGGTCGCTGAAAATCTGTTTGGCCAGGCTGACCGCGGCGAACGCCACGGACACCGGGTTTTCGCCGATGGCGGTGTCGGTACGCACTTGCTTGGCGGCATTGAAGGTCGCCTGGAACAGACGCCCGAGCAGCGGCCCGATGGTGCCGGCCTCGCGGGCCACGGCGTAGGCCGATTTCATCTGGCCGAGAATCTGCGGTTCGCCCAGCACCAGCGAGTCGAGCCCGGAGGCGACGCGCATCATGTGACGAACTGCCGCATCATCTTCGTGCACATAAGCACTCGCGCGCAGCTCATCGAGGCTTAAATGGTGATAGTCGGCCAGCCAGCGCAGCACGATATCGGCCGAAAGCTGATCCTGTTCTATATACAGCTCGCTGCGATTGCAGGTGGAGAGGATCGCAGCTTCGCGGCTGTCGGTGAGTCGGCAGAGCTGCTGCAAGGCCTCCACCAGCTGCTCAGGGGTAAAGGCCACGCGCTCGCGGACGTCTACTGAAGCAGTCTTGTGGTTGATACCGAGTGCAAGGAAGGCCATTCAAGGTCGCTGATGGTGACGTGAAGCCGGCAATTGTCCTACTTCGTCAGATTCAGAACAACTACCGCTGACTATTGTCCCAATTGTCGGCCCCTGTAATGGCCACAATCGAGACTCGGTTATGTTTGGCCGAAGGCTTGTGTCATGATGATCCGACCGCAGGTTAGTCGTCCTCTTCCTATATGAATAGATCTTCCGCGTTGCTCCTCGCTTTTGTCTTCCTCAGCGGCTGCCAGGCCTTGGCCCCCGTTTCGCAGGACGGTGCCTCACCGGTCGAAGACACCACGCCGGCTCCTGAAAAGCCCAAGGTTTACAGCTCGTTCAGCCAGGAAACGGTGTTCAGCCTGCTGACTGCCGAACTCGCCGGCCAGCGCAATCGTTTCGACATTGCCCTGGACAACTACGTGACCCAGGCCATCAACACCCAGGATCCAGGCGTTTCCGAGCGCGCGTTCCGCATCGCCGAGTACCTGGGCGCCGACCAGCCGGCCCTCGATACGGCGCTGATCTGGGCGAAAAACGCCCCGGACGACCTCGAAGCGCAACGCGCAGCCGCCGTGCAACTGGCCCGCGCCGGGCGCTATGACGACTCGATGGTCTATATGGAGAAAGTCCTGCAGGGCAAGGGCGACACCCATTTCGACTTCCTCGCGCTGTCGGCTGCCGACACCGATCAGGAAACCCGCAACGGCCTGATGAAAAGTTTCGACCGCCTGTTGCAGCGTCACCCGAACAACAATCAGCTGATTTTCGGCAAGGCCCTGCTGATGCAGCAGGACGGCGACACCCAAGGCGCGCTGACCCTGCTCGAAGACAATCCGCCGGAAGACGGCGAGATCGCCCCGATCCTGCTGCGCGCACGCCTGTTGCAAGGGCTCAACCGCGGCGACGAAGCGCTGCCACTGCTGCAAAAGAGCATCAAGAAGTATCCGGACGACAAGCGCCTGCGCCTGACCTACGCACGGATGCTGGTGGAACAGGACCGGATGGACGACGCCAAGGTCGAGTTCTCCACCCTGGTTCAGCAATACC
Protein-coding sequences here:
- the prmC gene encoding peptide chain release factor N(5)-glutamine methyltransferase, giving the protein MTIIASLLRAAELPDSPTARLDAELLLAAALGKSRSFLHTWPERIVPSEAALVFAEYLQRRRSGEPVAYILGQQGFWKLDLEVAPHTLIPRPDTELLVEAALELLPATPAKVLDLGTGSGAIALALASERPAWQVAAVDRVLEAVALAERNRQRLHLNNATVLSSHWFSALEGKRFELIISNPPYIRAADPHLVEGDVRFEPESALVAGVDGLDDLRLIIAQAPAHLEAGGWLMLEHGYDQAEAVRDLLLTQGFEEVHSRTDLGGHQRISLGRLPC
- the murI gene encoding glutamate racemase — encoded protein: MREAPIAVFDSGVGGVSVLAEIQHLLPNESLLYLGDCGHIPYGEKTPEFIRQRCSVMAGFFREQGAKALVIACNTATVAGVADLRRDFPEWPIVGMEPAVKPAAAATRSGVVGVLATTGTLQSAKFAALLDRFATDVRVITQPCPGLVELIESGDLHSPQLRALLKHYVDPLLANGCDTIILGCTHYPFLKPMLKSMIPESISLIDTGAAVARQLQRLLAERDLLAEGPNRPVRFWTSADPASLRSTLVLLGQVAGEVEKFTL
- the prfA gene encoding peptide chain release factor 1 translates to MKASLLNKLDILQDRFEELTALLGDAEVISDQAKFRAYSKEYAEVEPVVEAYKKLLSVQSDLEGAQALLKDSDPDMREMAVEEVREAKELLITLESDLQRMLLPKDPNDGRNVFLEIRAGTGGDEAAIFSGDLFRMYSRYAERRGWRVEILSENEGEHGGYKEVIARVEGDNVYGKLKFESGAHRVQRVPATESQGRIHTSACTVAVLPEPDEQEAIEINPADLRVDTYRSSGAGGQHVNKTDSAIRITHLPTGIVVECQEERSQHKNRARAMAWLSAKLNDQQTAAAANAIASERKLLVGSGDRSERIRTYNFAQGRVTDHRVNLTLYSLDEILAGGVEAVIEPLLAEYQADQLAAIGE
- a CDS encoding molybdopterin-synthase adenylyltransferase MoeB, with the protein product MLNDQELLRYSRQILLQHIDIDGQLKLKDSRVLIVGLGGLGAPVALYLAAAGVGELHLADFDTVDLTNLQRQIIHDTDSVGMTKVDSALKRLSAINPEIKLVPHRQALDEDCLAAAVAAVDLVLDCSDNFSTREAVNAACVAARRPLVSGAAIRLEGQLSVFDPRRADSPCYHCLYGHGSEAELTCSEAGVVGPLVGLVGSLQALEALKLLAGFGEPLVGRLLLIDALGSRFRELRVKRDPGCSVCGSQHA
- the hemA gene encoding glutamyl-tRNA reductase, whose product is MAFLALGINHKTASVDVRERVAFTPEQLVEALQQLCRLTDSREAAILSTCNRSELYIEQDQLSADIVLRWLADYHHLSLDELRASAYVHEDDAAVRHMMRVASGLDSLVLGEPQILGQMKSAYAVAREAGTIGPLLGRLFQATFNAAKQVRTDTAIGENPVSVAFAAVSLAKQIFSDLQRSQALLIGAGETITLVARHLHDLGVKRIVVANRTLERASLLAEQFGAHAVLLSDIPAELVRSDIVISSTASQLPILGKGAVESALKLRKHKPIFMVDIAVPRDIEPEVGELDDVYLYSVDDLHEVVAENLKSRQGAAQAAEEMVSVGADDFMVRLRELAAVDVLKAYRQQSERLRDEELQKALRLLANGGNAEDVLGQLARGLTNKLLHAPSVQLKKLSAEGRLDALAMAQELFALEGSPDSFSDKKPQ